The nucleotide sequence CTCAAAGAGCTGTATGCCTCGGAGCCGAAGACCGACCCTGAAGAGAGGAAGAAAGCCTCAGAGGAGATTAAGAAGCTCAACGACCGGCTCAACGAGTTGGAGAAGCCGATCAGGGAGGACTTGTGGCGGCAACTGTTGACCCGCCTGGATCGCATTCCGACGGAGGATCAACGGCGGATGCACAGGGAGAAACAGGAGAGGATGATGGCTCGTTTGACGGGGCGGGTTTCTTCGACCAGAACCGCCGCCAGCCAACCGGAGTCGACTGTTTCCCCGGCGACCAACCCTGCGGTGGAGGCCAGTACGCGGTAATCGACATCTGGGACGGGTAAGCGCAACCACTCACGACGGCGGCCGGCGTTGTGCCGGCCGTTGTTTTGCGCGACAGGGGGCAATGAACCGGTCGCGTCTGGTGCGGTCATCGGGCGGCAGCGAGGCGCGAAAGGATCATCGAGGTGGGAGCGCCGATGTCGACCACCGTGACTTGGCCGGTATATGCCCGGGCCGATTCGCAGGCAAATCCGCTTTTCTCTGCCAAGAAAGTGATAGTCTGATGAGCGCGGACGGCTTCACCGGCCGCGTGGCCGGTGTCGGCGTCCAGACCCGAGGGCACGTCGATCGCGACCACCAGCGGTCCGGACAGGGCGTTGACCTCCCGGATGACTTGGGCCAGCGGTTCGCGCACCGTCCCGGTGAACCCCGTTCCCAGCAGGGCATCGACGATCACATCGGCTTGCCGCCAGTGCTGGGTCGCTTCCGAAATGGCGGCAGTATCGGTCAGCAGCCGGATCGGAAGGCCCATCTTCTCGACAATGGAATGATTGACTGCCGCGTCGCCCGCGAGTGTGGCGGGGTCAGCCACCAGGTCGATCCACACCTCGTGTCCGCGATGCACCAGGTGGCGGGCGACGACAAAGCCGTCGCCGCCGTTGTTGCCGCGGCCGCAGATGATCACGATTCGACCCGGACGCTTCCGGTTCCCGGCGAGGTCGGCAAGCCATTTGTGAATCAGGTCCGCCGCATTGCGTCCGGCGTTTTCCATGAGCACGACGCCCGGAATGCCGAGCTCCTCGATGGCGTACCTGTCTATGGCGCGGCATTGGGCACAGGTCAGACGCAGTTGATCTGTTGGTTCGTCCATGGCCCTATTCTCGCCGCAGTGCGGTGCGGACTGCAACTGGGAGCCGTGGACGGGTTTGCTTGTGCTTGAATGGACGCCATGGGCCGATGATCAGAATGCACGGGACGACCGGCGGGCAAGCCGCCAGCGGCGCCCGGTAGCGGCGATCAGGGTCTGAGGGCAGCAGAGATACTCAGCGGAGGCCACTATCGGGACCCCACTCGCTCCATTTCACCACATGAATGGGACGCCTTGCGTTAGCGGTCTGATGGATCGTTGCGTTCGTGTGGGAGGAAAGCTATCATTACACTTGCGGAACAAGAGAGCCTGCCTGGGTAGGTGGGGGTTTCCGCTTGTTTTGAGGAGTGTCCCGACATGTCACAAGTATCTCGCCGATCCCTCCTGGCCGCATCGGCTGCGGCGGCCGTTATCGGAGATTTCCTGCCCAAACGCGCTGAAGCAGCCGAGAGCATTCCGGGCGTCGACCAGAAGAAGACCGACCACGACCGGACAAAAGAATGGAAGCCCTTCAGCGACCGCAAAGTTCGGGTCGGGATTGTCGGGCATGGCGTGTGTCAGTTCGGTCTGGCGTTCGACCTCCAGAATCACCCGAATGTCCAACTGGTGGCGGTCAGCGACCTGTTTCCGGACCGCTGTGCGGACATGGCTCGGAAAGCGAAATGCGAGAAGACCTACCCGTCACTGGAAGAGATGGTCAAGGACGATTCGATCGAGGCCATTTATTGCGCCACCGACGCACCGTCGCATGCCAAACACGCCATTCTGTGCATGGAGCATGGCAAGCACGTGGCTACCGCGGTTCCGGCCTTCCGGGGCGACATCGAAGATGCCGAAAGGCTTTTGGAATGTTGCAGGAAGAACAAGGGGTTGGTCTATGCGATGTTCGAGACTTCCGTCTTTCATGACGATCTGTATGCCATGGAGAAGCTCTTTGCGGCCGGGGTGTTCGGGCGCATCATCTACAGCGAAGGCGAGTATTGCCATCCTCATTCTCTCGACGCTCCGCCGCTGGACTCATACAAGGATTGGAGGAAAAACGGTTGCCCGATGTGGTATCCGACGCATGCGACGGCCTATTATGTCGGGGTGACGCACAAGAGCTTCGTCGAGGTTTCATGTCAGGGCACGCCGGATTTCGACGAATCCCGGCGGGTTCCCAACGCGATCGGAAACATCTTCAGATCCGAAGTCGGGCTGTTTCGGACTGCGGAGGGCGGGATTTCGCGGATGATAGTC is from Phycisphaerae bacterium and encodes:
- a CDS encoding NAD(P)H-hydrate epimerase, which produces MDEPTDQLRLTCAQCRAIDRYAIEELGIPGVVLMENAGRNAADLIHKWLADLAGNRKRPGRIVIICGRGNNGGDGFVVARHLVHRGHEVWIDLVADPATLAGDAAVNHSIVEKMGLPIRLLTDTAAISEATQHWRQADVIVDALLGTGFTGTVREPLAQVIREVNALSGPLVVAIDVPSGLDADTGHAAGEAVRAHQTITFLAEKSGFACESARAYTGQVTVVDIGAPTSMILSRLAAAR
- a CDS encoding Gfo/Idh/MocA family oxidoreductase — its product is MSQVSRRSLLAASAAAAVIGDFLPKRAEAAESIPGVDQKKTDHDRTKEWKPFSDRKVRVGIVGHGVCQFGLAFDLQNHPNVQLVAVSDLFPDRCADMARKAKCEKTYPSLEEMVKDDSIEAIYCATDAPSHAKHAILCMEHGKHVATAVPAFRGDIEDAERLLECCRKNKGLVYAMFETSVFHDDLYAMEKLFAAGVFGRIIYSEGEYCHPHSLDAPPLDSYKDWRKNGCPMWYPTHATAYYVGVTHKSFVEVSCQGTPDFDESRRVPNAIGNIFRSEVGLFRTAEGGISRMIVCYSQGEYLEAGRIRGEYGGFNKTFVGDATGKKRYEEALAKGLQIEKYALPPGVEPGGHGGSHGYLGDDFIDAILRGRKPAVDVIDALNMTVPGYYAHLSALKDGETLKIPQYTL